From a single Kwoniella shandongensis chromosome 9, complete sequence genomic region:
- a CDS encoding acetyl-coenzyme A synthetase yields MSATEAAPVHHVHPLPDSVPESEDLFAPPPRLRGEEGRPLPHIGPDYKAYLDEWVKTVGPDSDQWWSEKAKECLDWYTPFKTVRAGGFEFGDVQWFPEGTLNASYNCLDRHYYTNPDKTAIIYEADEADESREVSYGELLRETCRVANVLKSWGVKKGDAVSVYLPMTWQAAAAFLACARIGAVHSAVFAGFSAESLRDRVNDCECRVLITTDEGRRGGKTIATKAIVDAALKDCPLVEHVLVLRRTGNEVPITKGRDKWWDEECAKVPAYCPCEPMASEDPLFILYTSGSTGKPKGVVHSTAGYLLGAYLTVKYVFDVHSDDKFACMADVGWITGHTYIVYGPLLNGVTTTVFESTPIYPTASRYWDFVDKWKATHLYTAPTAIRLLRRMGEDHVKNHDLSSLRVLGSVGEPINPEAWHWYNDFAGKNQCAIVDTYWMTETGSISVTPLPGAISTKPGSATFPFFGMDLDIIDPQTGKVLEGNDVEGVLVAKKPWPSLARTVFRDHKRYLETYMKPYPGYFFFGDGAARDSDGYLWIKGRVDGDVSGHRLSTAEVESALILHKGVAETAVVGSHDDITGQAVYAFVTMKPEFDIQGTKEADLSKELAIQVRKVIGPFAAPKKIFLVSDLPKTRSGKIMRRILRKIVAGEGDQLGDLSSIADPGVVDDIKSKVAGGK; encoded by the exons ATGTCAGCGACCGAAGCTGCCCCCGTTCACCACGTCCACCCTCTTCCCGACTCCGTGCCCGAGTCAGAGGACTTGTTCGCCCCTCCCCCTCGACTccgaggtgaagagggtcgTCCTTTGCCTCACATCGGGCCGGACTACAAGGCCTACTTGGACGAATGGGTCAAGACGGTCGGACCGGATAGCGATCAGTGGTGGTCTGAAAAGGCAAAGGAATGTCTGGATTGGTATACACCTTTCAAGACGGTCAGAGCCGGTGGTTTCGAATTTGGTGATGTTCAGTggtt CCCCGAGGGAACGCTCAACGCTTCGTACAACTGTCTCGATCGACACTACTACACCAACCCAGACAAAACTGCCATCATCTACGAAGCCGACGAGGCCGACGAGTCTCGAGAGGTGTCTTACGGAGAGCTCTTACGAGAGACATGCAGAGTCGCCAACGTTCTCAAGTCTTGGGGTGTGAAGAAGGGCGACGCGGTCTCGGTTTA CCTTCCCATGACATGGCAAGCTGCCGCTGCTTTCCTTGCGTGTGCCAGAATCGGTGCCGTCCACTCCGCTGTCTTTGCCGGTTTCAGCGCCGAGAGTTTGAGAGACAGAGTGAATGACTGTGAATGTCGAGTTCTGATCACTACAGA TGAgggacgacgaggtggaaagaCTATTGCCACCAAAGCTA TTGTCGATGCTGCCTTGAAAGACTGTCCTCTCGTGGAGCACGTCCTTGTCCTTCGAAGAACCGGAAACGAGGTTCCTATCACCAAGGGACGAGACAAGTGGTGGGACGAAGAGTGTGCCAAGGTTCCCGCTTACTGCCCCTGCGAGCCCATGGCTTCCGAGgaccctctcttcatcctttaC ACCTCGGGATCTACTGGAAAACCCAAGGGTGTCGTCCACTCCACCGCTGGTTACCTCCTCGGCGCCTACCTCACCGTCAAGTACGTCTTTGACGTCCACTCCGACGACAAGTTCGCTTGTATGGCCGATGTTGGATGGATTACTGGTCACACCTACATCGTTTACGGTCCCCTGTTGAACGgtgtcaccaccaccgtctTCGAGTCCACTCCTATCTACCCCACCGCTTCCAGATATTGGGACTTTGTGGACAAATGGAAGGCCACACACCTTTACACTGCGCCCACCGCTATTCGACTTCTCCGTCGAATGGGCGAGGACCACGTGAAGAACCACGATCTATCTTCCCTCCGAGTCCTCGGATCCGTCGGAGAACCCATCAACCCCGAGGCTTGGCATTGGTACAACGACTTTGCGGGCAAGAACCAGTGTGCCATCGTCGACACTTACTGGATGACAGAGACCGGATCCATCTCCGTCACTCCTCTTCCCGGAGCCATCAGCACCAAGCCCGGTTCTGCTACATTCCCCTTCTTCGGTATGGacctcgatatcatcgaccCCCAAACTGGCAAGGTGCTTGAGGGTAACGACGTCGAGGGTGTTCTCGTTGCTAAGAAGCCATGGCCCTCACTCGCGAGGACCGTGTTCAGAGATCACAAGAGATACCTCGAGACTTACATGAAGCCTTACCCCGgttacttcttcttcggtgatGGTGCTGCCAGGGATTCGGATGGATATTTGTGGATCAAGGGACGAGTTGATGGTGA CGTTTCTGGTCACCGATTGTCCACCGCCGAGGTCGAGTCCGCTCTCATTCTCCACAAGGGTGTTGCGGAGACTGCCGTTGTTGGTTCCCACGATGATATCACCGGTCAAGCCGTTTACGCTTTCGTGACAATGAAGCCCGAGTTCGATATCCAAGGCACCAAGGAAGCCGATCTCAGCAAGGAGTTGGCAATCCAGGTCAGGAAGGTGATCGGACCATTCGCTGCCCCCAAGAAGATC TTCCTTGTCAGCGACCTGCCCAAGACTCGATCTGGTAAGATTATGCGAAGAATCCTGAGAAAGATCGTTGCTGGCGAGGGTGACCAGTTGGGAGACTTGTCCTCCATCGCCGACCCCGGTGTTGTTGATgaca TCAAATCGAAGGTCGCTGGTGGCAAGTAA